One Algibacter sp. L3A6 genomic region harbors:
- a CDS encoding rhomboid family intramembrane serine protease: protein MGKLDLITIVIIAANVIISYKGFNDYAFFEKYKFNVGGIQRGEKIRFFSAGFLHVDMQHLLFNMVSLYFFAGSVASALGVVGFLAVYIGSLMFGNLLSLYFHKNEYHYSAVGASGAVSGIIYSAILFRPDMSLYMFMIPIPIPAYLFGIGYLLYSIYGMKNKIGNIGHDAHFGGAIGGYVITLMLVPAIFQTNLLMVILLALPIVLLFVMKKMGKI from the coding sequence ATGGGAAAATTAGATTTAATAACTATAGTTATTATTGCTGCCAATGTAATTATCTCCTATAAAGGATTTAATGATTATGCTTTTTTTGAAAAATACAAATTCAATGTTGGTGGTATACAGCGTGGCGAGAAAATTCGATTTTTTAGTGCCGGATTTTTGCATGTAGATATGCAGCATTTGCTTTTTAATATGGTATCGCTTTACTTTTTTGCAGGTAGTGTAGCTAGTGCTTTAGGTGTTGTAGGGTTTTTAGCGGTTTATATTGGTAGCCTTATGTTTGGTAACTTATTGTCACTTTATTTTCATAAAAATGAATATCATTATAGTGCGGTAGGCGCAAGTGGAGCAGTAAGTGGTATTATTTACTCTGCTATTTTATTTCGTCCAGATATGAGCCTTTATATGTTTATGATTCCTATTCCAATTCCGGCTTATCTTTTCGGTATTGGTTATTTACTATATTCCATTTATGGTATGAAAAATAAAATTGGAAACATTGGTCACGATGCTCATTTTGGTGGTGCTATTGGTGGTTATGTTATTACTTTAATGTTAGTTCCGGCTATATTTCAGACTAATTTGTTAATGGTTATTTTACTCGCATTACCTATTGTTTTATTGTTTGTGATGAAAAAAATGGGTAAAATCTAA
- a CDS encoding lysophospholipid acyltransferase family protein, whose product MQLIAYIILYPFLWLISILPFKLLYLVSDAVYVLIYHIISYRKKVVTSNLKLAFPEKSAKELALIQKKFYRHLCDMILEAVKSITISEAEIKKRYIFTNVEEIHKLEKENKSIILLMGHYASWEWIFILQAHVNHKGYAVYKKLSNKYFDALVKRIRAKYNSHLITTKETVPTLLRAKVNKELTFNGFVFDQSPRANKALHWQNFMGVKVPVHVGAEVLAKRLGMATLFLKVKKVKRGYYEATFMDIIKDTSGVENYQITDQALKRVEEQIYEAPEYYLWTHKRWKHKDKVPQAFL is encoded by the coding sequence ATGCAATTAATAGCTTATATTATTCTTTATCCGTTTTTATGGTTAATTTCTATTTTGCCCTTTAAATTGCTTTACTTGGTTTCCGATGCGGTTTATGTTTTAATTTACCACATAATAAGCTACAGAAAAAAAGTAGTAACCAGTAATTTAAAGCTAGCATTTCCCGAAAAATCTGCAAAAGAGCTTGCTTTAATTCAAAAAAAATTCTATCGTCATTTATGCGATATGATTTTAGAAGCAGTTAAATCGATAACCATCTCTGAAGCTGAAATAAAAAAGCGCTATATTTTCACTAATGTAGAAGAAATACATAAACTTGAAAAAGAAAATAAAAGTATTATACTTTTAATGGGACATTATGCGAGTTGGGAATGGATTTTTATTCTACAAGCCCATGTAAACCATAAAGGATATGCCGTTTACAAAAAATTAAGCAATAAATATTTTGACGCCCTAGTGAAACGTATTCGTGCTAAATATAATAGCCATTTAATAACCACAAAAGAAACTGTACCAACACTTTTAAGAGCTAAAGTAAATAAGGAATTAACTTTTAACGGTTTTGTTTTCGATCAATCTCCGAGAGCAAATAAAGCTTTGCATTGGCAAAATTTTATGGGCGTAAAAGTACCTGTGCATGTTGGCGCAGAAGTTCTTGCCAAACGTTTAGGTATGGCTACCCTATTTCTAAAAGTAAAAAAAGTAAAACGAGGTTATTATGAAGCCACGTTTATGGATATTATTAAAGACACTAGCGGTGTTGAAAATTATCAAATTACAGATCAGGCCTTAAAACGTGTGGAAGAACAAATTTACGAAGCACCCGAATATTACTTATGGACCCATAAACGCTGGAAGCATAAAGATAAAGTTCCACAGGCATTTTTGTAG